Proteins encoded in a region of the Megalops cyprinoides isolate fMegCyp1 chromosome 3, fMegCyp1.pri, whole genome shotgun sequence genome:
- the LOC118775208 gene encoding C1GALT1-specific chaperone 1-like — protein sequence MKMLSEGSSFLKGLLLGALFCLLLSLLGSLSSEPQPNTEHGDDHGDDHHHHHIKAPSKEELQRMPEDLRMQLSQNVRVYCAIMVQPKILNFWATAKDTWSKHCDKAVFYTSESAKALEAVDLQEKDEWPKIRKALKHAFENAGDLRWFFLARATTFAIIENLKHLLLIKDSSQAFYMGNVVKAGELEYVEYDSGIVFSYETLRQLVRIFNDEERCPERGRALWKLSEEKELALCLKYTGVYAENGEDSRGKGLFNKKSVSALISEGLAKSPSNVVENCCPDLAVTFGGMSPNQMQVMMFGVYRLRPYGHIYHDSLIFMPPEGSDND from the coding sequence atgaaaatgttgtcaGAGGGCAGCTCCTTCCTGAAGGGATTGCTGCTTGGGGCGctgttctgcctgctgctgtccTTGCTGGGGAGTCTCAGCTCAGAGCCCCAGCCCAACACAGAGCATGGTGACGACCACGGTGatgaccaccaccaccaccacatcaAGGCTCCCAGCAAGGAGGAGCTGCAAAGAATGCCAGAGGACCTGAGGATGCAGCTGAGCCAGAACGTGCGGGTGTATTGCGCCATCATGGTGCAGCCCAAGATCCTCAACTTCTGGGCCACCGCCAAGGACACCTGGAGCAAACACTGTGACAAGGCAGTATTCTACACCTCGGAGTCGGCCAAGGCCCTCGAGGCGGTAGACCTGCAGGAGAAGGACGAGTGGCCGAAGATCCGCAAGGCTCTGAAGCACGCCTTCGAGAATGCCGGAGACCTGCGCTGGTTCTTCCTGGCACGGGCCACCACCTTCGCTATCATCGAGAACCTCAAGCACCTGCTGCTGATCAAGGACTCCAGCCAGGCCTTCTACATGGGCAACGTGGTAAAAGCCGGGGAGTTGGAGTACGTGGAGTATGACAGCGGCATCGTGTTCAGCTATGAGACTCTGCGGCAGCTGGTGAGGATTTTCAATGATGAAGAGCGGTGCCCGGAGCGCGGCCGCGCCCTGTGGAAGCTGAGTGAGGAGAAGGAGCTGGCCCTGTGTCTGAAATACACGGGGGTGTACGCCGAGAATGGGGAGGACTCGCGCGGGAAGGGGCTCTTCAACAAAAAGAGCGTCAGCGCCCTCATCTCCGAGGGCCTGGCCAAAAGCCCCTCCAACGTGGTCGAGAACTGCTGCCCCGACCTCGCCGTCACCTTTGGTGGCATGTCGCCCAACCAGATGCAGGTCATGATGTTTGGTGTTTACAGGCTACGACCATATGGGCACATATACCATGACTCTTTGATATTTATGCCACCTGAGGGCTCAGATAATGATTAA
- the LOC118774853 gene encoding cullin-4B isoform X1, with protein MFPTGLSSPNPPPPAQEVRPAASDGNNGSSNTSTSKKRKINSSEKEDFDSISSSPPKTFSNSTSPSSGTSSSHHTQKKLRFEDSVDFIGLDVKMAEESSSSASSSNKTKNVFLAAGVGHHANGLTKTVGSTTFSNNSKPGAAKKLVIKNFKEKPKLPENYTDETWQKLKEAVEAIQNSTSIKYNLEELYQAVENLCSHKISAKLYKQLRVVCEDHIKAQIHQFREEALDSVLFLKKIDKCWQDHCRQMIMIRSIFLFLDRTYVLQNSMLPSIWDMGLELFRFYIISDQKVQNKTIDGILLLIERERSGEAIDRSLLRSLLSMLSDLQIYQDSFEQRFLEETNRLYAAEGQRLMQEREVPEYLHHVNKRLEEEADRVITYLDQSTQKPLIATVEKQLLGEHLTATLQKGLNHLLDENRIQDLSLLYQLFSRVRGGVQALLQHWIEYIKAFGSTIVINPEKDKTMVQELLDFKDKVDHIIDVCFLKNEKFVNAMKEAFETFINKRPNKPAELIAKYVDSKLRAGNKEATDEELEKMLDKIMIIFRFIYGKDVFEAFYKKDLAKRLLVGKSASVDAEKSMLSKLKHECGAAFTSKLEGMFKDMELSKDIMVQFKQHMQCQNIPGNIELTVNILTMGYWPTYVPMEVHLPPEMVKLQEIFKTFYLGKHSGRKLQWQSTLGHCVLKAEFKEGKKELQVSLFQTLVLLMFNEGEEFSLEEIKQATGIEDSELRRTLQSLACGKARVLSKMPKSKDVEDGDKFSCNDDFRHKLFRIKINQIQMKETVEEQASTTERVFQDRQYQIDAAIVRIMKMRKTLSHNLLVSEVYNQLKFPVKPADLKKRIESLIDRDYMERDKENPNQYNYVA; from the exons atgtttccaaCAGGTTTATCTTCCCCTAATCCCCCACCGCCAGCTCAGGAGGTTAGACCAGCAGCTTCTGATGGTAATAACGGCAGCAGTAACACTTCAACgtcaaaaaagaggaaaataaacagctcAGAGAAGGAAGACTTTGATTCAATTTCTTCGTCTCCCCCCAAAACCTTTAGCAATTCCACCTCTCCTTCCTCCGGCACTTCCTCCTCGCATCACACTCAGAAGAAGTTAAGGTTCGAGGACTCCGTAGATTTCATTGGACTGGATGTGAAAATGGCTGAGGAATCTTCCTCATCTGCGTCGTCTTCAAACAAgactaaaaatgttttcttggctGCGGGTGTCGGGCACCACGCGAACGGACTTACGAAAACTGTCGGTTCCACAACCTTTTCCAACAACAGCAAACCTGGAGCTGCAAAGAAACTAGTTATCAAGAACTTCAaag AAAAGCCGAAATTGCCAGAAAACTATACAGACGAGACCTGGCAGAAGCTGAAAGAGGCAGTGGAAGCCATTCAGAACAGCACCTCAATCAAGTATAATCTCGAGGAGCTCTATCAG GCTGTTGAAAATCTCTGCTCCCATAAAATATCTGCAAAGCTTTATAAACAACTGAGAGTGGTGTGTGAAGATCACATAAAGGCCCAAATTCATCAGTTCAGAGA GGAAGCACTGGACAGTGTGCTTTTCTTGAAGAAGATAGATAAATGCTGGCAAGACCATTGCAGACAAATG ATCATGATAAGAagtatctttttgtttttggatcGAACTTATGTTTTACAAAATTCAATGCTGCCATCCATCTG GGACATGGGCCTGGAGCTGTTCAGGTTTTATATCATCAGTGATCAGAAGGTCCAGAATAAGACCATCGACGGCATCCTGCTGCTGATCGAGAGGGAGCGGAGCGGCGAGGCCATCGACCGCAGTCTGCTGCGCAGTCTCCTGAGCATGCTCTCCGACCTGCAG ATTTATCAGGACTCGTTTGAGCAGCGGTTTCTGGAGGAGACTAACAGGCTATATgcagcagagggacagaggctgatgcaggagagagag GTTCCAGAGTACCTCCATCATGTGAACAAGCGCTTGGAAGAAGAGGCTGACAGAGTCATCACATATTTAGACCAGAGCACACA GAAACCCCTTATTGCCACTGTGGAAAAGCAGCTGCTGGGTGAACACCTGACAGCGACTCTCCAGAAAG GTCTGAATCACCTCCTAGATGAGAACCGAATTCAGGACCTGTCTCTGCTGTACCAGCTCTTCAGCCGGGTTCGAGGGGGCGTGCAGGCTCTCTTGCAGCACTGGATCGAGTACATCAAG GCGTTTGGAAGTACAATAGTCATCAACCCTGAGAAGGATAAGACCATGGTGCAGGAACTGCTGGACTTCAAGGACAAGGTGGATCATATCATCGACGTCTGCTTCCTAAAGAACGAGAAGTTTGTCAACGCCATGAAGGAGGCCTTTGAAACCTTCATCAACAAAAGGCCAAACAAGCCAGCTGAACTCATCG CCAAATACGTGGATTCAAAGTTGAGGGCGGGGAACAAGGAGGCCACAgacgaggagctggagaagatgCTGGACAAGATCATGATCATATTCAGATTCATTTATG GTAAAGATGTTTTTGAGGCTTTTTATAAGAAGGACCTGGCTAAGAGATTACTGGTGGGAAAAAGCGCGTCTGTGGATGCTGAGAAGTCCATGCTGTCGAAGCTGAAACACG AGTGTGGGGCGGCTTTCACCAGCAAGCTGGAAGGAATGTTTAAGGACATGGAGCTGTCCAAGGACATCATGGTGCAATTCAAACAG CATATGCAATGCCAGAACATCCCTGGTAACATTGAACTGACAGTGAACATTCTCACCATGGGTTACTGGCCAACGTACGTGCCTATGGAAGTGCATTTACCTCCAGAG ATGGTGAAACTGCAAGAGATTTTCAAGACATTTTATCTGGGAAAGCACAGCGGGCGGAAACTTCAGTGGCAATCAACTCTAGGGCACTGTGTCTTGAAAGCTGAATTTAAAGAG ggaaaaaaagagctccAGGTCTCACTGTTCCAGACACTAGTGCTTCTCATGTTTAATGAAGGAGAGGAATTCAGCTTGGAGGAGATTAAACAGGCAACAGGGATag aggacAGCGAGCTGCGGCGGACCTTGCAGTCTCTGGCCTGTGGGAAAGCCAGAGTGCTCTCCAAAATGCCCAAGAGTAAAGATGTGGAAGACGGGGACAAGTTCTCCTGCAATGACGACTTCAGACACAAGCTCTTCAGGATAAAGATCAATCAGATCCAGATGAAAGAAACA GTTGAGGAACAGGCCAGCACCACAGAACGTGTTTTCCAGGACCGGCAGTACCAGATAGATGCAGCCATCGTGCGTATCATGAAAATGAGGAAGACCCTGAGCCACAACTTACTGGTCTCAGAGGTATATAACCAGCTCAAGTTCCCAGTCAAG CCTGCTGACTTAAAGAAGAGAATAGAGTCGCTCATCGACAGGGACTACATGGAGCGTGACAAGGAGAACCCTAATCAGTACAATTACGTTGCATAG
- the LOC118774853 gene encoding cullin-4B isoform X2: protein MAEESSSSASSSNKTKNVFLAAGVGHHANGLTKTVGSTTFSNNSKPGAAKKLVIKNFKEKPKLPENYTDETWQKLKEAVEAIQNSTSIKYNLEELYQAVENLCSHKISAKLYKQLRVVCEDHIKAQIHQFREEALDSVLFLKKIDKCWQDHCRQMIMIRSIFLFLDRTYVLQNSMLPSIWDMGLELFRFYIISDQKVQNKTIDGILLLIERERSGEAIDRSLLRSLLSMLSDLQIYQDSFEQRFLEETNRLYAAEGQRLMQEREVPEYLHHVNKRLEEEADRVITYLDQSTQKPLIATVEKQLLGEHLTATLQKGLNHLLDENRIQDLSLLYQLFSRVRGGVQALLQHWIEYIKAFGSTIVINPEKDKTMVQELLDFKDKVDHIIDVCFLKNEKFVNAMKEAFETFINKRPNKPAELIAKYVDSKLRAGNKEATDEELEKMLDKIMIIFRFIYGKDVFEAFYKKDLAKRLLVGKSASVDAEKSMLSKLKHECGAAFTSKLEGMFKDMELSKDIMVQFKQHMQCQNIPGNIELTVNILTMGYWPTYVPMEVHLPPEMVKLQEIFKTFYLGKHSGRKLQWQSTLGHCVLKAEFKEGKKELQVSLFQTLVLLMFNEGEEFSLEEIKQATGIEDSELRRTLQSLACGKARVLSKMPKSKDVEDGDKFSCNDDFRHKLFRIKINQIQMKETVEEQASTTERVFQDRQYQIDAAIVRIMKMRKTLSHNLLVSEVYNQLKFPVKPADLKKRIESLIDRDYMERDKENPNQYNYVA, encoded by the exons ATGGCTGAGGAATCTTCCTCATCTGCGTCGTCTTCAAACAAgactaaaaatgttttcttggctGCGGGTGTCGGGCACCACGCGAACGGACTTACGAAAACTGTCGGTTCCACAACCTTTTCCAACAACAGCAAACCTGGAGCTGCAAAGAAACTAGTTATCAAGAACTTCAaag AAAAGCCGAAATTGCCAGAAAACTATACAGACGAGACCTGGCAGAAGCTGAAAGAGGCAGTGGAAGCCATTCAGAACAGCACCTCAATCAAGTATAATCTCGAGGAGCTCTATCAG GCTGTTGAAAATCTCTGCTCCCATAAAATATCTGCAAAGCTTTATAAACAACTGAGAGTGGTGTGTGAAGATCACATAAAGGCCCAAATTCATCAGTTCAGAGA GGAAGCACTGGACAGTGTGCTTTTCTTGAAGAAGATAGATAAATGCTGGCAAGACCATTGCAGACAAATG ATCATGATAAGAagtatctttttgtttttggatcGAACTTATGTTTTACAAAATTCAATGCTGCCATCCATCTG GGACATGGGCCTGGAGCTGTTCAGGTTTTATATCATCAGTGATCAGAAGGTCCAGAATAAGACCATCGACGGCATCCTGCTGCTGATCGAGAGGGAGCGGAGCGGCGAGGCCATCGACCGCAGTCTGCTGCGCAGTCTCCTGAGCATGCTCTCCGACCTGCAG ATTTATCAGGACTCGTTTGAGCAGCGGTTTCTGGAGGAGACTAACAGGCTATATgcagcagagggacagaggctgatgcaggagagagag GTTCCAGAGTACCTCCATCATGTGAACAAGCGCTTGGAAGAAGAGGCTGACAGAGTCATCACATATTTAGACCAGAGCACACA GAAACCCCTTATTGCCACTGTGGAAAAGCAGCTGCTGGGTGAACACCTGACAGCGACTCTCCAGAAAG GTCTGAATCACCTCCTAGATGAGAACCGAATTCAGGACCTGTCTCTGCTGTACCAGCTCTTCAGCCGGGTTCGAGGGGGCGTGCAGGCTCTCTTGCAGCACTGGATCGAGTACATCAAG GCGTTTGGAAGTACAATAGTCATCAACCCTGAGAAGGATAAGACCATGGTGCAGGAACTGCTGGACTTCAAGGACAAGGTGGATCATATCATCGACGTCTGCTTCCTAAAGAACGAGAAGTTTGTCAACGCCATGAAGGAGGCCTTTGAAACCTTCATCAACAAAAGGCCAAACAAGCCAGCTGAACTCATCG CCAAATACGTGGATTCAAAGTTGAGGGCGGGGAACAAGGAGGCCACAgacgaggagctggagaagatgCTGGACAAGATCATGATCATATTCAGATTCATTTATG GTAAAGATGTTTTTGAGGCTTTTTATAAGAAGGACCTGGCTAAGAGATTACTGGTGGGAAAAAGCGCGTCTGTGGATGCTGAGAAGTCCATGCTGTCGAAGCTGAAACACG AGTGTGGGGCGGCTTTCACCAGCAAGCTGGAAGGAATGTTTAAGGACATGGAGCTGTCCAAGGACATCATGGTGCAATTCAAACAG CATATGCAATGCCAGAACATCCCTGGTAACATTGAACTGACAGTGAACATTCTCACCATGGGTTACTGGCCAACGTACGTGCCTATGGAAGTGCATTTACCTCCAGAG ATGGTGAAACTGCAAGAGATTTTCAAGACATTTTATCTGGGAAAGCACAGCGGGCGGAAACTTCAGTGGCAATCAACTCTAGGGCACTGTGTCTTGAAAGCTGAATTTAAAGAG ggaaaaaaagagctccAGGTCTCACTGTTCCAGACACTAGTGCTTCTCATGTTTAATGAAGGAGAGGAATTCAGCTTGGAGGAGATTAAACAGGCAACAGGGATag aggacAGCGAGCTGCGGCGGACCTTGCAGTCTCTGGCCTGTGGGAAAGCCAGAGTGCTCTCCAAAATGCCCAAGAGTAAAGATGTGGAAGACGGGGACAAGTTCTCCTGCAATGACGACTTCAGACACAAGCTCTTCAGGATAAAGATCAATCAGATCCAGATGAAAGAAACA GTTGAGGAACAGGCCAGCACCACAGAACGTGTTTTCCAGGACCGGCAGTACCAGATAGATGCAGCCATCGTGCGTATCATGAAAATGAGGAAGACCCTGAGCCACAACTTACTGGTCTCAGAGGTATATAACCAGCTCAAGTTCCCAGTCAAG CCTGCTGACTTAAAGAAGAGAATAGAGTCGCTCATCGACAGGGACTACATGGAGCGTGACAAGGAGAACCCTAATCAGTACAATTACGTTGCATAG